TATGCTCCGTCGCTATGTATATAATGATCCCACTGTTATTGTtctataatgctgctgctgacaaCTTTTTTCAGTAAATGTGCACTTCAAATTAAGGAGTCTGTCATCAATGACAGTAACTCACTGGAGGAGGATGGAGAATGACCTTCATTTACTTGCACTTATAAATGCTGCTACCTGCAACATGATGAtcagtatttttatatatatatatatatatatatatatatatatatatatatatatatatatataatcaaattttcTTGAAACATTGTGATATATTTTTGAGGCTATAGGACCCACCCCtactgtgtctgtttttgtctaACTTAGGGCAAAACCATTGAGAGAAAACAATATGATCATGAGAATAATcaatttctatttaaaaaaaaaaaatcattgtttcttttcattgctcTGAAAACTCTAAAATAAGCACTTTTTAAGACAGGTGATGTACAACATTCCTGGCTTCAGGTTATTTATGGCTTCATTCAGACATGCTGTACAGTGATAGAGACATGCAGTCTATATGACTGTTGCCACATTTGCAAAACACGTGTGCATTTTTGGCGGCAAACATGGTAGCATCAACTCTGCTGAAGTGCAGCTACACTTCAGCAGAATTGATGCTGAAGTGTAGCTGCACTTCAGCAGAGTTAATGCTACCATGCTGAAGTGCAGCTACACTTTTGAAAGTttagttttctgtttgtgtgcatgtgctgcAGGATGCTGCAGCTGTACCTTGCCCCTTCCACACAGGCTGTGAGAAAGATGTCTCTTACAGATTGAGAGTAGCAGAAATGACTATTGTCCTAATCTTAGTGGAAGCTAAAATTGAAGTTAGTGAGATAAATGTCATTTCTGTTGAAGGCCTGCCTGTTAGTGTGACTGCATGCAGTTCAGATTTATGCTCTTTAGAAGGCGATTTGTAAATGTTACTGTCTGCTCTAGTACAAATGCtctcatgacttttttttttttttttttttaaagtgaccaGAATACTTCTTTTAGACATAAAGGCATCATGTTCAGATACCAGGAAAGGAGTTATAGACTTTTAAATATTGGCAATGTTGTTATGTTTAATTGAATAAATGGGCAGCGCTCATTTGTGAAATTACTGTACATTACCTACCACGCAGCAGAAGTTTAACTGTAAAGAATGGATGCATTTTAGATTCAACAACTTTATAAGCTTTGAAACAATAACAATAAGCTTTGAAAATTCCATCCCTGGTaaccaaaaacacatttgaacaGATAACCTTTGGCCTACTCTGATTAGGTGAAGAAAGCTACCTGGTCCATAAtctgtttaatttataaaaGCCTGCACCTGTGCAGAGTTGTGGAACACAATGGGCTTAACTGGTTATTATGTTGCAGCAGCTGGAGACAGAGTGTACCCTCTTACCCCTTAACATCAGAGGACACAGACCACTTTGTCtcatttgagattttttttattcctaaacttttttgtttttttttgttcttctgccAGTCCTTATTACACCTCACTGTTTCCTCTGCTGAGCTAGATTATTTATTGAATTGAGATTTGTTTCAAAATTAGGAATCTATTCTGAATCAAATATTGTGACACCAGAGTCACGCCCtaccaaaacaataaataagcaCAATATATTAGCTGTTTATTATATTAACTAGCCAGTGTTAGACAAAATCCACGACTGACATCCAAAGATAAAATGTGTATGTTTCTCAACTTAAACTCTCCCCAGATCATGAAAGAACCTATATAACCATGTGATTGTGAATTACTGTAGCTTGTGAGCATATATTTGTTAGTGAGAATAGTAACTGCAACACCTCTGTAGGTGGTGAACCTGCAATGCCAAGCGTTATTTAGCTTGTATGGTCAGTTTATTGGTTACGCAACAGAAGGTCCCACAGGGCATCCATCTGTTAGTTCACTTTGCAGCCACACCACAGCATGGTGGCATAGTTGACTGTCACACATGTCTTATTATGTTAACAATGGATCCTGGTCACTTGTTATTGTAGCAGTCTAGTCAGTTACTGTGCATGTTTGATAAAATGTGCTGATGTGTTTTATTCTGCTCTTAATTCCAGCTCCAGGAAAATCAGGATGAGATTGAAAACATGATGAATGCAATATTCAAAGGAGTCTTTGTTCACAGATATCGGTAAGGCCTTACATAGTTAGCATCTAATATCAATCTCTGTTATCACTAACCTTTATACAGTCTTGGTTGTTGATGCTGCTAACAGCTCTCATTCTTGTGTTTTGTAAAATGATGATGTTTTAACAGGGATTCAATAGCAGAAATCAGGGCAATCTGTATAGAAGAGATTGGAGTGTGGATGAAACTCTATAGTGATGCCTTCCTTAACGACAGCTATCTGAAGTATGTGGGATGGACGATGCACGACAAGGTGGGCAATACAAAGGATTCTGAAGCTCCTATTTTATAGTTCCTTTAAACTCCATACtctatttattaaaaaaaaaaatatgtgttgATAACATGCTGCTTTCTTACTTTATTCCAGCAAGGTGAAGTACGTCTAAAGTGTCTGACAGCACTGCAGGGCCTCTATTACAACAGAGAACTCAATGCAAGACTGGAGCTCTTCACCAGTCGCTTTAAGGTCAGCACCACCTGCTGGACAACTTAAACACAACAGCTATATTTGTTCCACACTCAGAGAAAGAAACTCAATGGGCATGTCTTCATTTAAGTATACTCCCAGTATTTAACCAATTTCCTAATCAAAATGACTCATTAAGtctgccctctctctctttctttaggACCGTATTGTCTCTATGACTCTTGACAAAGAGTAGATTAGCAGTACAAGCGATTAAACTGCTCACTCTGGTCTTGAAGTAAGTGGTGGTTCATGATAATATCTAATGTTGTTTACCGCATATCATTGTACATCAAGGCTGAGCAATTGTAACTTTCCTGTGATTGGTATCAAGTACAAACTGGAAACTCTTGTAACCTTCTTTGTATTTGTTTCTGCAGTAGTACGGATGAGGTGTTGACACCCGAGGACTGTGAGAGTGTGTATCACTTGGTGTACTCGGCACACAGGCCAGTCGCAGTTGCAGCTGGAGAATTCCTTTTTAAGAGTATGTGAGACATAAGTCGAGATTTGAGCTTCAGGCTtgtggtctttttttgtttgtttctaaactTTGGCTGGTTCAAAGAATCTCAGCGAAttgtgaagggttttttttttttttttgtgatttcccAACTAATGAAAAATATTCTCACAGATTGTTCAGCCATCGAGAACCAGAAGAGGAAGGTGCCCCCAGAAGGAGAGGCAGACAAAGTCCCAATGCCAACCTCATTAAGACCACTGTCTTTTTCTTCCTGGAGAGTGAGGTACATATTGTATTATAATTTTGCTCTCACATTCAggcaccattttttttctctttattggctGTACTGTCTGTAAGCAGTTTCAGTGATCCTTCTCTTATCTGCTTGAACACTTGCTGAATCAGCTCCATGAGCACGCAGCTACCTAGTGGACTCACTCTGGGAATGTGGTGCAGAGCTACTGAAAGACTGGGAGTGTATGATCAGCTTACTGCTAGATGAACCTTTGCCAGGAGAGGAAGGTATGGCACCGTTTCTGGTATTTCTTTGTACAGCCGTGCAGTTGAGAGCACTATTGTGATACATCgaactctgtttttcttttgcagctCTTAAGGGAGTGCAAGAGACGGCTTTGATTGAAATCATGCTGTGTACTGTACGCCAGGCTGCTGAGTGCCCACCCACCTGTTGGAAGAGGAACAGGGAAGAGGGTAAGTGTGGTTGGACATGGTAAAAATTTGAGCcaagaatgtattttttttaatggggggGGTTGACTGTCCTGGGAATTCTCTGATGACCGTATTGAAGAGTAATTTGATTAAATTGGTCTGGGCTTTGAACAATCTTAAACTCAGCTGGTTAAAAATGTGTTGGTGTCTTTAAATAACTTTGACCTAACAGTAAAGGcttgttgttttattatttttcagcctGCATTTTGTCTGAAGTGCAACATTTAAGATATGAGGATAAGAGGATTGTTTAATGtacatagtttgttttttttgttgtttttttggctcGTGGTTGTGTAAAGAGCAATATCATGTTCAGATATTCTGCACAGTTTTTTCCAGTAGAAGGTTGCTGCATAGTTTTTCCCTGCATAGTTGTACTTAATAAACATGTACTTATGCTATGCTATGAACATATTTATGCTATGAttatatagtttaaaaaaaatctgttaatgaGTTTAACTAGAGCTTCCTTTGGTCCTTTTTATCTAGAAGCAGCACTACTGAGTTGTTTACTACACATCAGTTTCTAAAGAAGTTTTCTCAGTTCACTTTACTGCTTAAATTATTTAGGAAATTAAgtgaaaagctaaaaaaaaaatccccagatGCAATAAAAGATTAGATGAAGATTGCATTAGCCCCAAATGGTGTTGTTGAGtagtaaataaaaaaagccCAAGTCCAAGAGTAGACTTTTTGAATGGATGAATGGCGACTAGTTCTGTGGTCTGCAGTCTAATTTGCTTGCATCACACATCAGGTCATGACAGCTAAGGAGAAGAAGACTCAGCTGGATGACAGAACCAGAATAACAGAGCTGTTTGCTGTGGCTTTGCCCCCTCTACTGGCAAAGGTATATTATGTCCACTCAATCTTCTTAGCAAGCAGTCATCTTAAGCAGATTCTACTTTGAACATTACAGAATATCATTATGCTCTTAATGTGTTCTACAGTATTCCGTGGATGCAGAGAAAGTGACTAACTTGTTGCAGCTGCCTCAGTTCTTTGACCTGGAAATTTATACCACAGGCCGTCTGGAGAGGGTAAGACAGATTGGCATGTCTGTCAGTGCTAATCAGATAAGGGCAAATTGGATTAATGTATTTAACATATTAATAATTGTTTATCTCCCACATGATTATCGATATCTCTATCGCTGGCTCTCCTCCAGCACTTGGAGTCTCTGCTGCGTCAGATCAAAGAAATTGTGGAGAAGCACACGGACACTGAGGTTTTGGAGTCCTGCTCCAAGACTTACCATGCCCTCTGCAATGAGGAATTTACCATCTTTAACAGGGTGGACATAGCCCGCTCCCAGCTGCTGGATGAGCTGGTTGACAAGTTCAATAGGCTATTGGAGGACTTTCTACAAGAGGTAAGAGTAACAGTGCGCTTTAATGTCCACCATAACTAGGCAGCACCTTTGGAGGTGATATACGTGCAGTTTGAAGTCCAGTACAACAGAATCTTTCTCAACATACACCATGAAAAGAGCACTGTCCTGCATTATTTGTATAATTTTACTACGCCTGTCCCTTGAGATTGTGTAACTGTAGCTGTATCTTGCTGTAGCtgtaattactttttcaagtttttcaaGTTCAATCTATTATGATTGTAATGTCTGTAAGACAGAAGAAATCTGTACTTTACTCTATTTTCCCAAGTACAGGGATGTTTGGGATGACTGCCTGAAAATAATGGTAGTGATAGTAATTATAATACTTTGAGATCAGTATTATATTCCAATATTTGACATGCTGAGTATGCGAAATACCTAATCCGATAGCTCATTAGACACTTCTGCTTTTTGGAGACCCTGAAAATTAAACATCTTGACCCCTAAAAATCACTTTTGCACAATTTTCCTTTACAGGGTGAAGATGCTGATGAAGATGATACTTATCAGGTGGTGTCAACTCTAAAGAGGATCACAGCTTTTCACAAGTATGAAGTTGTTTTCTCTGAAGTATTTCTCTGCCCTTTTGTTCTGTCCCCATTCTGCTGCACTGTTGAGGATTCAGTGTGCATTTATCTGAGAGTGATGAGACTTCATCAACTTTTTTGCAGTGCACATGACCTATCGGGATGGGATCTTTTTACCAGCAACTTCAAGCTGCTCAACTCTGGCATAGAGAATGGAGACATGCCTGAGCAGGTAATATGCACGCACACAAAGTTAATCCATAgattgtttacttttttttaaaatactgatGCATATCAACCATTTAtggctgtattttttttgttgtttttacccCCTGTTCTTGTGAGCAGATAGTCATCCATTCACTGCAATGTACCCACTACGTGATCCTGTGGCACCTGCCAAGTTTATCTGAGGGCAGCTCCAGAAGGGTGAGGTCTAACTCACTTCATTACTGTTCTGCACTGACAGAATAATCAGCCATAATAtgatgtttaaaatgtgtttgatcttTGTCTTAGGATGATCTGGGAACCCTGAGAAAGCAGATGAGGGCATTCTGTATGATGTGTCAGCGCTACCTCACCAATGTCAACACAGCCGTCAAAGAGCAGGTGAGACAGAAGAGAAAATAACTATCCATGTTTAAGGGTATCAGTGAAATCAGcttaaaagcaaaacaagagAACAAAGTACATGGATTTAGTGGAGCTGAACAAACAAGCCTTTTAACTCTGAAGTGGTGGTTATTGCAGCTACAGAGCCAGAGCCACTAATACTGTATCTGCTTAATGTAAAACCTCATTTGGGATCCTTTCGTGTAAGGCTTGTGCACACAGAGAGTTAACTTTGTCCTTTTTGTTTCTTCCACAGGCATTCACCATCCTGTGTGATCTCCTGCTCATCTTTAGCCACCAGATGGTGTCCGGAGGCAGAGAACATCTGGAGCCCCTGGTCTATTCCCCAGAGGACTCACTGCAGTCTGAACTGCTCACCTTCATCCTGAACCATGTCTTCATAGACCAGGATGATGACACAAATAGCACAGGTATAAATATGCAGCTTTGGCATCCCACTTACTAGAGTGAGGACGTGAACTAATGGGGTTTTCAAATCATTTGTTCCTCTTCAGATGGGCAACAGGACGATGAGGCAGTAAAAATTGAAGCTCTGCACAAGAGGAGAAACCTCCTGGCTGCCTACTGTAAACTTATCATCTACTGTGTGGTAGAAATGAAGACTGGAGCTGACATCTTCAAACAGTACATGAGGGTAAACTTGaacatttgtcatttaaaaaaaaaattgcagttccTGCGTTAAACCCATTAAGGTTGAGGAGAACAACTCTTACAGGAGAGATAGTTGTTTAATTAATGTAGAGACATTGGGAACATACATGTACATGCACAAATTCTTCATGACCTTGTAATGTTGTTTTTCCTCACAGTATTACAATGACTACGGTGATATCATCAAGGAGACTATGAGTAAGACTCGGCAAATTGATAAAATTCAGTGTGCCAAGACACTCATTCTCAGTTTGCAGCAGGTCAGTGTGCACACTCTAGCTCACTCATTAATTAATTCTATAATTGTGACCTTCTGTTCATTTGTCCCAGTGGTTAAGATGTTATCTAATGTTCCACATCTCTCTACGTCCTAGTTATTTAATGAAATGCTGTCTGAACTGGGTCATGGGTTTGATCGCTCCTCCTCGGCATTCTGTGGAATCAAAGAGTTGGCCCGTCGCTTTTCTCTAACTTTCGGTCTTGATCAAGTCAAAACCAGAGATGCCATTGCTATGCTGCACAAGTAAGGCTTTATTCTGCTCTCACTGGGTTGCAATGCTGTTCTTAGATTTTGGCCTCATATCTGGGAACTGTCATGTTAGACAAATTACTCCTTAAATACTGTGTTTCCTTTTGCCATGTTGTTTTTCCTCTGGATTTTAGAGAGGCTTAAGGCATGAAATGTTACACTTTAGCCTTTTCCAATACACTGCAAGTATTGtagaaaaacatgttaaaaaaacactgctgctgaAACATAAAGGAACGCAACCGACCGAGCAGTTCTGTTAAAACGAAACTTCTCGGTTACACATTTGAGCTATGTAAACCAGTATGCACGAATGAAAAGAGCCGCACAAAATGTTCCTAATATCTGCTGCTGGATCGTCACTATTGCAGAGgcagaaatatattttaatcttaaaaattgAAGGAATCACTCATCtctcagttttgtttcttttttgtgggCGGTTATAATCTTACAGGCAATAAATGCACTGTTGTGTTATATTGGGTGTAGGGAGTAAATCACAGAGGAAACATTGGTAGTGGCAGACATTGATCTGTTTGAGCCAATCAGTTTCACAAATTGGTGTAATTAAATTAGTTCTAATTCAAAGAGTGCTGAAAGAAGGCCTGAAATACCTATGTTATTATTGAATATTCAGATTTTTGGTTCCAGGGCACAGAGGGAAGAAGTGTACATTTAACGCACTTAAAATAACTAGATTTGATGTAGGGGCAACAAGGCCAAAGAGTTTGAAATCCTTTCTAGCTTGAAATTAAAGCATGAGCCTGTAATGACAAATAGGTTATTCACTTAAGCGATTAACAAGTCTAATCAAAGGATTTCAA
The sequence above is a segment of the Archocentrus centrarchus isolate MPI-CPG fArcCen1 chromosome 10, fArcCen1, whole genome shotgun sequence genome. Coding sequences within it:
- the stag2b gene encoding LOW QUALITY PROTEIN: cohesin subunit SA-2 (The sequence of the model RefSeq protein was modified relative to this genomic sequence to represent the inferred CDS: inserted 3 bases in 2 codons; deleted 1 base in 1 codon); this translates as MIAAPEIPSEFAYTQDTDTRFSSDTDFSEDPDGRSANSTKGKGGKKGKKAAGEKGKGGKGAGRINGHHQENGMENMMLFEVVKLGRSAMQSVVDDWIESYKHDRDVALLDLINFFIQCSGCKGVVTGEMFRNMQNSEIIRRMTEEFDEDSGDYPLTIAGPQWKKFKTSFCEFISVLVRQCQYSIIYDEYMMDTVISLLTGLSDSQVRAFRHTSTLAAMKLMTALVNVALNLSINMDNTQRQYEAERNKMVAKRANDRLELLLQKRKELQENQDEIENMMNAIFKGVFVHRYRDSIAEIRAICIEEIGVWMKLYSDAFLNDSYLKYVGWTMHDKQGEVRLKCLTALQGLYYNRELNARLELFTSRFKDRIVSMTLDKEXRLAVQAIKLLTLVLNSTDEVLTPEDCESVYHLVYSAHRPVAVAAGEFLFKSILFSHREPEEEGAPRRRGRQSPNANLIKTTVFFFLESELHEHAXYLVDSLWECGAELLKDWECMISLLLDEPLPGEEALKGVQETALIEIMLCTVRQAAECHPPVGRGTGKRVMTAKEKKTQLDDRTRITELFAVALPPLLAKYSVDAEKVTNLLQLPQFFDLEIYTTGRLERHLESLLRQIKEIVEKHTDTEVLESCSKTYHALCNEEFTIFNRVDIARSQLLDELVDKFNRLLEDFLQEGEDADEDDTYQVVSTLKRITAFHNAHDLSGWDLFTSNFKLLNSGIENGDMPEQIVIHSLQCTHYVILWHLPSLSEGSSRRDDLGTLRKQMRAFCMMCQRYLTNVNTAVKEQAFTILCDLLLIFSHQMVSGGREHLEPLVYSPEDSLQSELLTFILNHVFIDQDDDTNSTDGQQDDEAVKIEALHKRRNLLAAYCKLIIYCVVEMKTGADIFKQYMRYYNDYGDIIKETMSKTRQIDKIQCAKTLILSLQQLFNEMLSELGHGFDRSSSAFCGIKELARRFSLTFGLDQVKTRDAIAMLHKDGIEFAFKEPSPQGEGGPPLNLAFLDILSEFSSKLMRQDKRTVHMYLERFMTFQMALQREDCWLPLISYRNSLQAGGDDDTMSVMSGYSSRGSSVRSKKTKPPVVTAGTSAAKRKLPEEESSSSEVWQQSMQTPVMMPSPHLTSTAMRDPKRARDDSFMGVYPLPQDQQQPHQHPQHHQQTPQHHQTPMDYNSQVTWMLAQRQQEEARQQQERAMNYAKLRTNLQHAIRRGTGLMEEDEEPIVEDVMMSSEGRMDDLNEGMDFDTMDIDLPPSKNRRERSELKPDYFDPASIMDESVLGVSMF